TCGGGTTTCAGTTGGGTGCTCGCACCCTGGCCATTGATGCGCCCGACGAGGTGATTCCCCAAGCTCTCGCAGCCATACGCAAGGCAGGCTTCAATCCTGAACCGGTGGGCACCGGATCAACCAGCGAAGACCACGAGCACGATGCGCCCAGTGAAGGCTTCGGGCGCATGGGCGCCGCGCTGGCGCTCGCTGTGATCGCCGAGGCCGTCGCGTTTTTCTCCCCCGATACGATGGTGTTCAAGGGCATCGGGATGGCCGTGGCGGCTGCCGCTATCTGGCTGGCAGGTTTCTCGACTTACAGAAAAGGCTTTGCAGCCCTGTTGCAGGGGCGGCTGAACATCAACGCCCTGATGACGGTCGCCGTCACTGGTGCTTTCCTGATCGGCCAGTGGCCCGAGGCCGCCATGGTGATGGCCTTGTATGCCATCGCCGAGATGATCGAAGGCCGCGCCGTGGACCGCGCGCGCAACGCCATCAAGAGCCTGCTGGACCTCACGCCCGACTCGGCCGAGGTGCGTCAACTTGATGGCACCTGGCAGACCCTTCCATCGGCCGCAGTCGCCATCGGCGCCACCGTGCGCGTGAAACCAGGTGCACGGATTCCCTTGGACGGAACCGTCGCGAGCGGCACGAGTGCCGTCAATCAGGCGCCCGTCACCGGCGAGAGCATCCCCGTGGACAAGGCTGCAGGAGACCTCGTGTTCGCCGGCACCATCAACGAGACAGGCACTCTGGAAGTGACTGTCACTGCGGAGGCCAGCGACACCACGCTGGCCCGCATCATCCACTCGGTCGAGCAAGCCCAGGGGTCCCGCGCGCCGACACAGCAGTTCGTGGACCGGTTCGCTGCCATCTACACACCTGCGGTGTTCGCCATCGCTGTGCTGGTCGCGGTCCTCACGCCCTTGCTGATGAACCTGACGTGGATGGAGGCCCTGTACAAAGCGCTCGTATTGCTGGTCATCGCATGCCCGTGCGCACTGGTCATCGCAACACCGGTCACGGTGGTCAGCGGCTTGGCATCGGCGGCGCGGCGCGGCATTCTCATCAAGGGGGGGGTGTACCTGGAAGAAGCCCACAAGCTCAAGGCGATCGCACTGGACAAGACCGGCACGATCACGGAAGGCAAACCCAAGCTTGTGGCTCGCCAGATCCTCTCGAAGCACGCTTCGGAAGCTCAAATCCTCGGCTGGGCGGCAGACCTTGCGTCAGAGTCGGACCACCCTGTCTCCAAAGCCATCGCACAGGGTCTGGAATCAGGGCCGGGGGGCGTCAGCGGATTTACGGCACTCCCCGGCCGTGGCGTGGAGGCGCAAATCGGAGGCCAGTCCTTGATTCTTGGGAACCATCGCCTGGTTGAAGAGCGGCAAC
The DNA window shown above is from Acidovorax sp. NCPPB 4044 and carries:
- a CDS encoding heavy metal translocating P-type ATPase is translated as MKTSCDDTRINAPDACCARENASAAQTDCCGPGKSATPADACCGDRVAPLTPGKPTTKGAVFRITAMDCASEESEIRRALEPVSGIRTLGFQLGARTLAIDAPDEVIPQALAAIRKAGFNPEPVGTGSTSEDHEHDAPSEGFGRMGAALALAVIAEAVAFFSPDTMVFKGIGMAVAAAAIWLAGFSTYRKGFAALLQGRLNINALMTVAVTGAFLIGQWPEAAMVMALYAIAEMIEGRAVDRARNAIKSLLDLTPDSAEVRQLDGTWQTLPSAAVAIGATVRVKPGARIPLDGTVASGTSAVNQAPVTGESIPVDKAAGDLVFAGTINETGTLEVTVTAEASDTTLARIIHSVEQAQGSRAPTQQFVDRFAAIYTPAVFAIAVLVAVLTPLLMNLTWMEALYKALVLLVIACPCALVIATPVTVVSGLASAARRGILIKGGVYLEEAHKLKAIALDKTGTITEGKPKLVARQILSKHASEAQILGWAADLASESDHPVSKAIAQGLESGPGGVSGFTALPGRGVEAQIGGQSLILGNHRLVEERQLCNDEIEALLAEQEAQGRTVTLLASTTEVLAIFAVADTIKESSREAIAQLHKLGVSSVMLTGDNTATANTIAKQAGIDKAQGNLLPEDKLSAIEQMQSQYGPTAMTGDGINDAPALARANIGIAMGAAGTDTAMEAADVVIMNDDLRRIPEVIELSQRTRGVLVQNIVLALGIKAVFLVLAVMGSASMWMAVFADMGASLLVVANGLRLLRGVRQ